The genomic window AATTCTTCGggcgaagaagatgaataagATTCTGGACATTTTCTGCTTGGAATGAAGATTCCGGTGTCACCTCTACTTTCCGGTGATCGGAAATTCTCTCCTCTTCAACTTCCCACGTGTCTTCCATCTCTTTTCGACTTGCCACGTGCTCTTTGCGCTGTTCACGTCACTTTTCCTTCTGGCAAAGGAATTTATTTGGGCTTTGggcttttgttgttttatgggttatgtttgttttttaaattgtagGCTTGTTTCTTTGGCTATGTATAATTGGGTCTGTTCACTTGGCTTTGTAACATTAATAAGACacttgtgacaaaaaaaaaataattgacaaaagtaaaatattgaGTTGAAGAAAGAATTTCACTTCCGTCACTGCGCAGTGCGATCCACTAGAACGAAGCTTTCCTTCTTCGAATAACAAGCAAACAAGTTCACATACAATTGCGACGGTCACACGAATTCAATTACCTCGTCCATAATGGCTTCAGTGAGTCTCTCTTCTTAATCGGAACACGTTCTCTTTGTGCCTGGATTCGCGTAAAATTGAGTTTCGATCTATTTGGTAGACGTAGATGTACCATTTTGTGTTCGTATTGCAATCGATTTCACTGGATCTATTTGCTCATTTTCAATCTCCACCAGTGACATTCACGTGTGTATTGATGGATTCGTTCTGTTTCTATTGATGGattcgatttttgttgttgtactTATTTGATTCATCATCTCTCGTTTGGATTAATCTTGATCTCTGTTTATTGGTGTGTGATTCCATTCAGCTTATGTATTGGCTTGTTTTTGAGAACTTATAAGGCATTTGTAATTGAGACTTTGCTTAAATTTACTTTGCTACAACCAAACTTTTTAGCATGTATTGTTGAATGTAACTACATTCAACAATTCGGGTGATATATATGAGCAATAACTCTACAGTTTCTTTTTCGTATTTGTAAACCATTTAGGGTCTTTTTATGATTCTCTCGTATTTGTTCATGGACCTGACTatagattctcttctttttgtgcaGCCTATTGCGTTGTTGCAGCAGATTCCAATGGCTTTCAACAAGAGATATGGTGGTGGAAAGGAATGGCTACAACTTACAAAGAGACCGAAGTCAAAGGTGTTTTTATGGAGAACATTGAGAAGGTCAGAGTTATATATCCATGTCAATCATAGACAAAGTAACTTTGCTCACCAATATCATCCTTACACTCAAGCTGTCTAATGTAACCAATGGGAAGTATGTCTAGCCTTGGACCAGAGTTGTTATAATAAAAAGTACCCAACTCGATGTcttgaagaaatggaaagatTTGTTGGTTGATTGTTGCATTCTCAGGGTATTTGGGACAAAGATTGTTGTGATAATCCATTCTGGCGAGTCTTATGAAATCATCGAAATAGTTCAGCTCAAGGATATGGAACTTGACGAAGGATATATACTTAGCTCTCACTCTTCACTTTTCAGGCGACCAAAAGGGATAGTAGAGATATGTCCTCGTGACGCTTATCAactgacaaaaaaacaagagggGATCATAAAGAGCATCCATATGATTGTCAGAGACAGAGGAAAATTTATCATGgtactcttctttttttttctttttttttttctttagagaTTAAccagagaatgaagaagaagaggtaaaAGATATATGAGAAATAGGTGAATGGTTTTTGTCTAAGTCTTTCTTTTGTGTATATGAATCTTTATTTTCAAAGGGAAATCTCTTTTGAATTAGTTGGGTTAAACTTTAGTTTAAAGATTTCTTTCTACTTTgttgttatgattttttttttttttctgtaggAACTTTACTTGAAAAAGTCAGGTAAAGTAGAAAAGGGGATAAAAATAGACTAATGAAGAAAATCTCTAAAGGGGTTAAAAATCGActaatgaaggaaaaaaatcctaaagaaagaagaaagacatgACAGTAACTGCGCCTTCCTTCGCTCTCCACTTTCTTTGTCAGCTTCAGACAAATGTGAACGCACCAAAAGGTACGTGCAAAGAATACAAAGTGGAACAAGGCAAAGAGTTTTTAGTATTTACCATGGAAACTGAacgatggtgatgatgatgacagGTTCAATGGTAAGGAAGACTCCCGTTCCCTGAAAATGACTTGATGGAAATTGTGTGCCAAGTTGTTGGAGACAGATCAAGACTTTTTAGACCTCTCACTAGAAGTAAGGTATGTTTTAACACTGCTAAAAACCAACagagaaagattgaaaagaaatgaaaattgtgACGTGGTGCATGTGTGAGATAGTTCTTGGTGATTAGCATGGTGTATAGGTTGGGAGTTTACAGTTATGGAACGTAGGGAATTATAGTTTTGGTATGTGTCATAGTGGAACTAAGAGGCTGCagatcaacaagtcttgttgAGACTTATTAGCAAAGAGTTATATTGTGTTTCAGTGTTAGATGAGTTGTCTATTTaggaaaaaatcaaagatgtATATGAATATGCTACGAAGAATTCACCATTcttatttatagaaaacaaaatagacaCAAAAGCATCAGTTTATAGATAAAGATAGAAGAAAGGTAAAGAAATGCTTACAATACAATACCAACAACAACTTGACAAACATTGAAGGgtcaaactcaaaaccaaaaaagatcTTAACAGTTTCTGCTCTTAATTACCAGAGAAGCTAGCCACTTCggtttatataaagaaatgaGTTGTGCTATTGCCAATCCAAGTAACACTCCAATTCCGTACCCTATTGCCACTGCTTTCCAGTTTAACACttgctcatcttcttcctcttcttcttgttctttagGATGTTGTGCTGGTGGTGTGTTAGTCCCGAAGCAACTTTCTTGAAGAGGAAAACCGCAAAGCCCTGCATTTCCTTCAAATGACGATTTAGGTTGCCCAGTTATTTGTGTTCCTTGTGGTATTTCACCAATGAGTTGGTTGTGAGACACGTTCACGTATGCCAAAAACGAGAGGGTCCTTAGGCCATTAGGAATAGTCCCTGAGAGTTGGTTACTTGATAGGTCTAGTGACTCCATCTTCTTAAGATTGGCGAAAGAAAGAGGAATATGGCCTGTGAAGGCGTTGTTCGATAAGTTGAGTGCGATCAGTGCCTTTAAGAGACCAATAGATTCAGGAATTTCTCCTTCAAGTCTGTTTCCTGAAAAATCAATGGTGGCTGAGGAAGTAAGGACGTTCCTTTGCTCCATAGATAGACCTTTATATCGTAAATCTATAGTTTCATAATAGGTGAGGTGATAGTTCCCGAAAATAACCTTGCCATATACCATATATAGACCCAGATCTTCATTCATCGTGTGTGATGATGCTTTCCAATTCACAAAAAAGTCTGAGGACAAGCTTGTCGACGGCCGGCCGCGGCCGGCCGTCGACAAGCTTCCGGTTAGTTTGTTACCAGCTATCTCCAGTATCCGCAGCTCAGGAAAACCCAGAGGACCTTCATTAGGAGGAGATAGAGGACCATAGAATTTGTTTGAACTGAGGAGAAGGACTTGCAATTTCGGTAAAGCCTTGAGGGAGAAAGGAAATGTATCTTTGATTCCGTTGTGGTCCACACTTAGAAACTGTAGAGCTGAGCAATTTATAAGAGACCTTGGCAGCTTCCCTGTTAATCGATTGTAGCCAACGTCGAGTGACCGTAGAGGCGTATCCTCATAATACTTGTCAGGAATACTTCCTTCCAAGTTGTTCTTTCGGAGTTTCAAATACAATAAGTTACTCAGACATGGAGGAATTGGTCCGGTGAAGTTGTTGTAGCTTAGATCAAGAACATCAAGCGAGCTTCTATTACAGATTGAAAGAGGTATGTCGCCTCCGAATCTATTGTCTATTGCAGAGAAATAGTTGATAGAGAGCG from Arabidopsis thaliana chromosome 3, partial sequence includes these protein-coding regions:
- a CDS encoding uncharacterized protein (unknown protein; FUNCTIONS IN: molecular_function unknown; INVOLVED IN: biological_process unknown; LOCATED IN: cellular_component unknown.) — encoded protein: MASPIALLQQIPMAFNKRYGGGKEWLQLTKRPKSKVFLWRTLRRRPKGIVEICPRDAYQLTKKQEGIIKSIHMIVRDRGKFIMELYLKKSGKVEKGIKID
- a CDS encoding uncharacterized protein (unknown protein; FUNCTIONS IN: molecular_function unknown; INVOLVED IN: biological_process unknown; LOCATED IN: cellular_component unknown; Has 1 Blast hits to 1 proteins in 1 species: Archae - 0; Bacteria - 0; Metazoa - 0; Fungi - 0; Plants - 1; Viruses - 0; Other Eukaryotes - 0 (source: NCBI BLink).), with translation MASPIALLQQIPMAFNKRYGGGKEWLQLTKRPKSKVFLWRTLRRVFGTKIVVIIHSGESYEIIEIVQLKDMELDEGYILSSHSSLFRRPKGIVEICPRDAYQLTKKQEGIIKSIHMIVRDRGKFIMELYLKKSGKVEKGIKID